The Oreochromis aureus strain Israel breed Guangdong linkage group 7, ZZ_aureus, whole genome shotgun sequence region TTAAGCAACTCTAGCGCAGCAGACAGCCAGCCATGTGGATCCACCTCTCCCAAGTTGACTACAATTCACGACGAGGCCATCCAGCCCCAAACCACTGGGTTCCGCTGCTCTTTCTGTAAGGGAAAGTTCAGGAAGCAGCAAGAGCTCGAGCGCCACATCAGAATCCTCCACAAACCCTACAAATGTACTCTGTGTGAGTTTGCGGCCTCACACGAGGAGGAGCTCATCAGCCATGTTGAAATGACACATATCACAGCCGATTCGGGCTCAGGGCAAAAGCCCGCGATTGGGGCTGGTGATCAGGGAAAGCCTGTCGGTGAATTCCCCTGTGAGGTGTGCGGCCAGACCTTCAGCCAGGCCTGGTTCCTAAAGGGCCACATGAGGAAACACAAGGATTCTTTTGAGCACTGCTGCCAAATCTGTGGCCGTCGCTTCAAGGAACCCTGGTTTCTAAAGAACCACATGAAGGTGCACCTCAATAAGCTCGCTGCTAAGACCAGTCTCCCACCCGAGCGCGATTCCTCTGCTGAAATGAGTAACCTGACGCCATCGGAGCATCAGAGCAACCTCTACTCCCAGTACATCTCCCGCATTCACAACAGGTTCCTTACAGCTGAGAGAGTGGACCACCCAGATTACAACCAGATGATAGCTGCAGCAGGTGTTGACATGAAGGTCAGAGAGATGTTAGGGCGGATGATTTCCTCAGGGCCTGGTGCAGTGACAGATGCAGAGAGCTCTTCTTCGCTGGGTCTAAATCATCTCCACCCTCCGCTGAGTTCCTCTAGCATGGAATATCTGCAGAAAGTAATTGCTGCCAGAGATGCTCtcaccaacagcagcagctaTGCGGGTTGGCAGATCATAACACCAGGGTTACCTATTGAACAGCAAATGTTCAGCCCTaaagaccagcagcagcagcagcagcagtgctcCTCCTATCTGCCAGAGAGATGTCTCCCTGTAGATGATGGGAAACTGTGCTTCGGTGACCCAGACACCAAAGCCATAAGCAGACCTGGGAGCCCAGGCAGCGTGAGTCATCATGGGCCAGCAGAGATGATCACCGAGACAGGGAACTCTGGCAGCGCTGTGGACCATCGACCACAATCTTCTTCTCCAGCTACAGGTAATTCAGTGAAGGAAGACAAGTTTTCAGAGTAAAAGATTAGGAGTACTTCTCAGCCTCTAGATAATGTTTTAATCATTCATTAGGGATTAGACCCTGATGTTTTCATCTGTGAAGTAACCTTAAAATATTTGACATAAAAGcatcttattattattaatatttttttcctttttgtcagAAATTATCAAGTGTATGTAAAACATGTGTCATCATATTTCTGACTACTCAGAgtaggtggatttgaagcaagCACAGGGTCAGCAACACAGCTACAGATATTATCATCCACAAGGACTTTGTCTTCCTTTTAAAGATAATGGCATCATGGTGAATTGTAGGGATAATTAGTACCCTCTATTTTATATCCGTCACATCCCCACCCCTTGCCTACAGGGGCACAAGATGTTAATGCATGCCATCTGgtgtttttaatgatttgatATATACCACCCAGTGATTTTTATGATTTGATCTACCACCTGGTATTTTTATTGATAGTCTTCTGTTCCACCTGGTGATTTAGATGATTCGGCTCTATGGGTAAATGCCTTCTTTATCATGGCATCCTGCTAACATGTTATCATGAGTCTAAATTACTGCTGTAACGGCGTTATTAAGAGACAAGAAGAAAAGATAAATCCAAACTTTGTTCGCTTTCCTCACAGCTTATGCTTACGGTTATTTTCTTCCAGTGTTAGAGAACTACTTATGTGCATCTAAGTCTGCTGCGCTCCTGTGGGATTTGGGCCAGTATCCTCTTAAATGATGGCCGTAGAGCAGAGATAAATGGATCAGGTCTAATCTCATTAGATGTTTTGTTTCCATATTGTACACACATACTGGCATCTgcatatttacatgtaaatgctCACAGTTTACAGCCAAATCCCTCTCTGGTTGCTCTTTAAGAAACATATTCAAGCTCTGTTGTTTCTACTTTCCCTCTTCTCCCCTATCTCCGAGACCATACGGTGTCACTTCCAGAAACATTTACGATAGTTGGCTAGCTGAGGATTTGAGCGTGCACAGTTCTGGGATGGCACATTCAGTATCAGACTCTAATTTCAGTCAATATTAAGCATGGAAACTAATTCATTGTAAAGGTCAGGCGTCATTGCTTTAGTCAATGATGGATCCGGCAggctctctctcctcttctcctcctctcctctctgttctTAGTCCTGTGTAATGGTAGACTCACTCTGGGGGCTTAGCACCGCATTGTTTAGCTCTGACAATATATCCCAGAGACCTCTGCAGCTGCTCCCTGTGCTCACAATGACAGATTAATTAACACAATCACACGCTGCTGGCCCTGGCTCAACGCACAGGTCTGCTGCGGGACAGATAGGTAAATCCTACACATATGGAGAACACGCACCACTTGATGAGGGTTTAATAACAGGGATAAGTTTTTTCGGAGGTGGGGGGTTGTAACTGATCAAGTCTGTCTGTCTCGATGCTTGGACACGGAggcagagagagtgagagagcgaGTGTTTTCTAATTCAGGAGAGCGGAGATGCTGAGGAAGAATTACCACTGCCAGATGTTCGGCTTGAGGAACATTGATTAGTCCAGAATTACAGGCTACATTATTCATAGTCAGCCTATGGTGGTCATGAAGTTATTGATGTTCCCAATATGGATGGCAAATATAGTACAGTCATGGCTGTCAGAGTGGGAGACAGGTTCTTACAGCGCCCGATTTAGATTTTTAACTACAAACACCCAGCGTCGTAAATGAGAAATCTGACTTTGATTTGAATAGGAGGCGTGTTATGAATTGCTTCTTTCAATATCTAATCAGGACAGATTTCAAAATGCGCTTTAACTTTAATTATAAGTTGAGATTAAGAATAACGACTCTTCTTAAAACTCACAAAGGGTCCATGCTGCAGGCCTCTGACCTACATTGGACCAGCTAGATCCCACATCTGAatgaagaaaacacaaactgctAAAATGCGCTGACAGTTATTAATTAGTCCCATTCAATACTCTTAACCTCAAGGTCGGCGAGCAGGCACCATGTAACGATGTTGTCCCCACATGTGTTCCCTGCTTTTATGCTACTTTTACTGTAAGTGTTACAGCCAAGAGAGCCTGAAGTGATAAGCGTCTATAAAACCGTGAATGGTAATATGAGCAGCGGTTTACCCAGAAACACAGATAAAGCAGGCTGCTGTGCAGAATATCACTTTTCCTTTGGCTGTTCCACTTCCATCCGTCTATTCTTTGTGATTGTTGAAAGCAAGAAAGCATCTTTTTACTAAATAGGTCCTTATCTAACTCTGTCCTAGCTTAACAAATTCAGCTCTTATTCACAGATCAGAGTCAGTCTGACTGGTTTTTCTAAACTGATTACCTGTTGGCTTTGCCGTTTCCCTCTCACTTCTGTCTTTTAATcctctttttaattattattgcagaTATGAGGCTCAAATTAAGCTCAAAATGCTTGTTTTCCTAGCATGCAGATAAAAAGATTTACCCAGGGAGTTCTGAACACCTGCCTTGAAATATTGTTCCACCGTCTCCTGAATGCCATTTGGCTTAATTGACTTGGAAACGTCCCAAATGCGTCATTGACTATGTGgtctaattaatattaataatatatgcTATTATAAACATCAAAGAACATCTGGTGCCCCTGTTTTTCTCACCAGTCTTGTGTGTGACTCTCACTCTCACTGTTTCATCTTAAACCAAACCAGCCACTATGTATCTCTGTTTTGCATTTCAGTTGCTTGATTACATATATACAGAAAGAGGCAAAGCCCCGCTGCATACAGAGTTTGATACCTACAATATGCTGCTGCCAAATGCATGTGTAAGCATATAGTGTGTGAGTACGTGATTGCATTGACGGTGATATATGGACGTAAATTTTAAAGCCCATTTCCATATGAAATGAATCACTCGTCCGAGCCCAGCTGCATGCTTTTTCCATAGACACGGCTCACTTgaggcatttatttatttatttacctttttCCTCCGCCTTGCACATTCAGTAAGGGCGGATAACTCATACGCATCACTTCATTAGATGCTCTGTGTTAGGTGAGAGAGGCTGGGGTTTGTAATGATGCAGTAATTGGAGTTTTGGTTGATAAATCTAAGCTCTAAAATTACTCCCCTCACATAATGTGCGCCTCTGCACTGTAAGTAAATCTTAAACTGATTAAGTTAGCATGAACCAGGCAATCACAAAGATGGCACCCATccaaaggaagagaaaaaaaggcagaGTCTTcagtctttgtgttgtttttaaccGCTTTCATGAAGGCTGGCAAATGGGTTTAGGAAGGTCCGCACTGAAAGATGAGGTCAGATATatgtgttttctgcatttggagCTGACCGGTAATGTCATCGTAATTTAAGCCACAGAATAATTGAGATATATAGTGTGTCTGAAAGAGTTCCATTAAGCTgtttggatctttttttttctctctttttttttttggtctgttACTGGAGACAAGGGTGTGGCACTGTTGAAGTCTCTTTCCCGCTCTTGCACACCCCACACACATGTAATCTTACGCAGACTTTAAGTCAAACATGCTCTATACGACCACGCTCACATATAAACACTCAGAGTGCAGTGCAAACAAAAGGAGACGACTTTAGTTCAAGGACACGAATTTCCCATTTCAGCTGTGACTTTTCAATTTCATTTGCTGGAGCTCTATTTAATTAATACGTGGGCGTTATTTTACGGTTTTGTAAATTGTAATAGTAAAAAACAGCCCTCTCTTTACTACGATTCAGCTCATAATGCAGGTTTTTCTATTAAAGTTGGAAACAAAGTAAAGTAACTACTACAGATCATTAGATTTAGATTTACCTCAGAGAATTACCTCAGGGTCAGATCTCGAGGTGTATGAAATTGATATTTCTCTGGCGGGGGATGAATCACTGTTGTAACTCAGATATTAGTCCATTAAAGAAGAACAATAAGGCATCAATATGCATAGAATTAAATTAATGGTGGTGGGTTTATCTCCCTATCCCAGACACATCCCTAAAAGACACAGTATAATGTATGACCTGACCTTCAAATGCCAGGAGAGTGTTGGGCAATAAACTGCCAATATTTGTGGCTTAATGGCATCGGATGACTTTTACTGTAATTGGAATGGCAGCGAAACAGCTGGGCTGTTTAAAGACAGTGCAAGGCTGAGGTCTCAGACAATCACTAACTCAAAATGGTCACAGGGAGTGTGTTTAACCCTGAAGGGTGTTTCTGTGATAGCTATAAGGATTAAACTGAAGGTAAACAGAGGGAAGAAGACATTTAAATTACCTTTAATTAAAAGTTATGGTGTGCAAGATCAAATCTTGCATCCAGATGGATGTTATTCACTGGCTAAAAGGAGAAAAATCACCCTTTGTCATTCTCCACAATAATACACTTTGTACTGTTTGAATTATGTTTCCAACGCACCATTTTTCAAGTGTGAAGCAAAAATAAACTCAGCTACAGTACATGGTGTGGTTAATCAGAACTGCTCACATGTTGGACTTCGTTATTTCTGACTGGGAAACCCACTTACTGGTTTTGATGGAATGAGGTTCTTGTCTGCAACATCTGCCTTGTTCTAGTTGCTTTACAATCTCACTGTTTATTATTTCTGGAAGAATCTTGTTTGGTGTTAACGTCTTTGGGTGTATTTATTGCACATGGTGGTGGCGTCCATACTGTAAAATGATGGATCACTGGAGCTGAAAGCTGATTACAAGCTTGATTTACTGCAGGGCAGCACTTAAATCATTCAACTCAGCCTGGTGTGGGATTGCaacatttttcatgtttagACAACTGTTGTTGGTACATGCTCAGAACCAAATGCTCAGTATGTCTCATATACACATGCTTTCCTAATTTGATTAAGTTTGTCTTATGTTTTTGCTCTTATCATCTCTGTTAGGTGAGAAAGTCTACAGGTGTCCACCTTCAAATGACTACACCTCTGCACAGACAGCCTCCCTCGGCTTCCATCTGGATCAGTACCACTTCACCCACTGGCAGAACAACGGGGATCTTTCTTCTCCTCTGCagcctagcagcagcagcagctccagccCCAACCCCAGCTCCAAGCTCCGACCCAGATCCAGGGAGGACTGGAGCCCGGCTGCGGGGCCATACCTCGGTCTGGAGAGCCACAGTGAAAATTCCTTGCTCATTAACAAGCAGTCCGATCTCGCTGACCGAGATGCGGGTCTAGACGGCTCTTTGTCGGCTCAAACTCGGAAGTCCCAGTATGAGCCTTTGGATTTGTCTGTCAGGCCAGACACCGTCACATCTCATTCAGCTGTGTCTCCTGCTGTGCTGGTACAGATGTCCAGCGTTTTTAGTAATGGACTGTCCTCCTCCATTACCCGCCAGCGACAAAGTTACTCTAACGCACCAGCTGAACTCAGTGTGAAACCCACATTTCAGTCTGACCTCTTGGTGCACGGAGCCAAGGAGGAGATGAACGCACAGAACGCAGGCTCTACAGTTCATGATGGTGAAGGTGAATTTGAGAAATCTGACCAAGGAAGGGAGGACAAAAATGACAACGCTGCCAAGTGGAAAATAGTGAAAAATAATGTCCTCGAGTCAAAAGAGCCGGGACAggccagcgctgattttgaggGTGCTGGTGAAAAGAAGCAAGACAAGCTAGGACAATGGGTCAGAGCTGTGGCTGAATCTCCCATTTCCTCTCTGGAGAGCTTAGCTCCAGGACAGTCGGATCCACTTCAGCACCAGGGCGGCCTGCTCTCCTTCCTCAGATCCCAGGGGAGCCTCAACAGCACACCTGCTAGCACCCACAAAGTCGGTCTGAACGGTGGGGGAAACATGGAGAAAGATATTGCATCAGGTGGGCACGAGCTTATATATCACATACACTAAATGCAGCTGTCACTGTTATCAAGATGTAGCCAGAGCTGTCTCCAGATTTGAAGGCAAATATTGCCACCTAGTGGTCAAACAGCAGCTATGCTTTGAACCACATTATTTCTGTGCATGTGATAGACTGCTGCGAGTGGGAATAGAGCATGATTATTAGTTTTTGACTAAGCTCTATATATAACTGGCCAACTAGAGTGCAAGCTCAAACTTTTATACATTGTCTGGCATGAGGATCCTGCTACAGAACACCAAAAAAAGTTTTGGCAGTATCTCAGCCCTCGTCACCTGACAGCGGAAGTGTGAAGAtcgagtgtgagtgtgtgactgaATCACACCAATTATGAACAGCACACTTCCCTTATACTTATAGCACTTGAGTTTTTTCTTGCAGATCTTATCTCTGATCTCAAATAAGGGCTAAAGAAGACACAGGTGTGTGGCACTGATTACCCCTACACTTTAAAGGGTGATATAATCTCCTAGTGTGATAGGTTACAAATCGCCAAGCCAATGGAGCCCACTGATGGAGAGGCTTAAGCTCTTGTGCTGGTGTGATATGCTTGCTGAGTGCAGATTTAATAATGCTGTCTCTCAGGAGAGGGAATCCAACAGCTGGGGTCTTTGATATGCATGTATTATGAGTGCAACATGATACACCTTCCCTCTGATCCCCCTCTTATTCAGAAACTCAATATGTTCATGTGAAAGACAGGAAAGTGCCTGTCAACTCCATTAGGGATTAACATCTGTTCCCTTTCTTTATGATTCTAACAGCAAGATGTAGTTTTCTATTTGATTGTACAGATGGTTATTATAATATGCCGAAAAGCACCCCTCCCCTTCACCTCCTGTCATAGCCGTCACACTGTTCATGTTTCTTTCTTGCTTTTATTATGTATAATGCCATTTGGATTAAAAAACattgatttaacaaaaaaaaaactttcctccgaaaagcagaaaaaatgaCATCAAACAGTTTATCCCTCACATACAGCACGCCATACCGTAACTGTGGCCTGCACTTTTCAGCAATCGGATCAATGCAAGGAGCTATTTCAAGCATCGCTTGCTTTTTGTTCACTGCAGATTGATCCTCTGCGTTTTCTCTCTCAGGAAGTTGATGT contains the following coding sequences:
- the LOC116312546 gene encoding zinc finger protein 536-like, which translates into the protein IHILFQLNKCKHFILLTFRLSQLDTPDHHTVTSPSPRKDSFITPSTHPIRSQMALLANQIMDARILSSMNGRVELSQFLRVTNQSIVSQVNSSQDDNRKNRKYPCPLCGKRFRFNSILSLHMRTHTGEKPFKCPYCDHRAAQKGNLKIHLRTHKQGILGKGRGRIREENRLLHELEERAILRDRQMRASHVSQPQAANINHHQKPLPQTFPTQPQLLSNSSAADSQPCGSTSPKLTTIHDEAIQPQTTGFRCSFCKGKFRKQQELERHIRILHKPYKCTLCEFAASHEEELISHVEMTHITADSGSGQKPAIGAGDQGKPVGEFPCEVCGQTFSQAWFLKGHMRKHKDSFEHCCQICGRRFKEPWFLKNHMKVHLNKLAAKTSLPPERDSSAEMSNLTPSEHQSNLYSQYISRIHNRFLTAERVDHPDYNQMIAAAGVDMKVREMLGRMISSGPGAVTDAESSSSLGLNHLHPPLSSSSMEYLQKVIAARDALTNSSSYAGWQIITPGLPIEQQMFSPKDQQQQQQQCSSYLPERCLPVDDGKLCFGDPDTKAISRPGSPGSVSHHGPAEMITETGNSGSAVDHRPQSSSPATGEKVYRCPPSNDYTSAQTASLGFHLDQYHFTHWQNNGDLSSPLQPSSSSSSSPNPSSKLRPRSREDWSPAAGPYLGLESHSENSLLINKQSDLADRDAGLDGSLSAQTRKSQYEPLDLSVRPDTVTSHSAVSPAVLVQMSSVFSNGLSSSITRQRQSYSNAPAELSVKPTFQSDLLVHGAKEEMNAQNAGSTVHDGEGEFEKSDQGREDKNDNAAKWKIVKNNVLESKEPGQASADFEGAGEKKQDKLGQWVRAVAESPISSLESLAPGQSDPLQHQGGLLSFLRSQGSLNSTPASTHKVGLNGGGNMEKDIASARKPFQCRYCPYSASQKGNLKTHVLCVHRKPFDNSLYPDRRLRRSHTPQMPSRLPLSITGDNRAPERDQIGVTSLCGT